The proteins below come from a single Prochlorococcus marinus str. MIT 9215 genomic window:
- a CDS encoding SxtJ family membrane protein encodes MKTSSPSEKQLKEFGLLIGFLFPFLIGWLLPTIFDHGIRLWTIFVGLPLIILGLFFPNYLKFFYKKWISIGNSLAFVNSHIVLGFVFIVALVPISFIMKLFKYDPLKMKKDSLKTFREVRKDSKVNLEKIF; translated from the coding sequence ATGAAAACTTCTTCCCCATCTGAGAAACAATTAAAAGAATTCGGATTATTAATAGGATTTCTATTTCCTTTTTTAATAGGCTGGTTACTGCCTACTATATTTGATCATGGAATAAGACTATGGACTATATTTGTTGGCTTACCTTTAATAATCTTGGGATTATTTTTTCCTAATTACCTTAAATTTTTCTATAAGAAATGGATTAGCATAGGCAATTCTTTAGCTTTTGTAAATAGCCATATTGTTCTTGGATTTGTTTTTATAGTAGCATTGGTTCCAATTTCATTTATTATGAAATTATTTAAATATGACCCCCTAAAAATGAAAAAAGATTCACTCAAAACATTTCGAGAAGTTAGAAAAGATAGTAAAGTAAATCTTGAAAAGATTTTTTAA
- a CDS encoding DUF5989 family protein produces MGAFLELISDIWDFLKVRKKYWLAPLIITILLMGTLIFFTQGSVVAPFIYSIF; encoded by the coding sequence ATGGGAGCTTTTTTAGAACTTATTAGTGATATTTGGGATTTCTTAAAAGTAAGAAAAAAATACTGGTTAGCTCCTTTAATAATTACAATACTATTAATGGGTACATTAATATTCTTTACTCAAGGTTCTGTAGTTGCCCCTTTCATATATTCCATTTTCTAA
- a CDS encoding SIMPL domain-containing protein gives MKIIKRLRSLPGDSLGVIRRTPPLVFAMAVLSLGGFIGASTVLVRGFRTVENTITVTGASTESFESDIAKWSVQVKTSGTTQIDSFTKHKQSINKTMEFLKANGIEDGVKQDVYLGPASISEYKTRNPKTNEIIRTEWITYQNIEIESRDVYNIQKTHSQITELLGKGVRVKPSRPEFTYSKLADKRVDMLAKAAKDARIRAEAIALQAGSEVGGLKRVNTGVFQITVPNSTKVSSWGSYDTSTIKKDITAVMGVTFAVK, from the coding sequence ATGAAAATTATTAAGAGACTCAGGTCGCTGCCAGGCGATTCTCTGGGTGTTATACGCCGCACTCCGCCACTTGTTTTCGCAATGGCAGTCTTATCTCTCGGAGGTTTTATAGGTGCCTCCACGGTCCTTGTGAGAGGTTTCAGAACGGTTGAGAATACTATCACTGTTACAGGTGCAAGTACTGAAAGCTTCGAGAGTGATATTGCAAAATGGTCAGTCCAGGTAAAGACCTCAGGTACAACTCAGATTGACTCATTTACCAAGCATAAGCAGTCCATTAATAAGACAATGGAGTTCCTTAAAGCCAATGGAATTGAGGACGGTGTAAAGCAGGATGTTTATCTTGGCCCTGCGAGTATAAGTGAATATAAAACCAGAAATCCCAAGACTAATGAAATTATTAGAACTGAATGGATTACTTATCAGAATATTGAGATTGAAAGTAGGGATGTTTATAACATCCAGAAGACTCATAGTCAGATAACAGAATTACTTGGGAAAGGGGTAAGGGTTAAACCAAGCCGTCCTGAATTTACCTATTCAAAGCTGGCTGATAAACGCGTTGATATGCTTGCCAAGGCTGCGAAGGATGCGCGAATCAGGGCTGAAGCTATCGCTCTTCAGGCAGGTTCTGAAGTAGGTGGTTTAAAGAGAGTGAATACTGGAGTTTTTCAGATAACTGTTCCGAATTCCACGAAGGTAAGTAGTTGGGGTTCTTATGACACTTCAACTATCAAGAAAGATATTACTGCTGTTATGGGAGTGACTTTCGCGGTTAAGTGA
- a CDS encoding tetratricopeptide repeat protein, whose amino-acid sequence MFLYYEKSYLEIDTMDDLSADQLKERGDKNFSVKNYETSIEDYTKAIIKNPKFGRAYNNRGNSKLALGDFNGALSDYLEGTKVEPLLPHNFHNIGRAYFQLQEYKKSIDYFSKAIELKDNSLKSESYRLRGFCKINLNLSNEALDDLKKSLEIDPNNIESIGCIAYAKWQLGHVHESLIAANKAIRLDSECKIALLARGICRGELNKNYEAIVDLNKALSDFLIPIGFLARGTLWQELNNHEKAIDDFTSALNIEPKLFTAYFNRAESQIMIGEYEKALIDINKAIDFEKDDGDYFYRRGFIKTYLKQNKEAKKDFLKAEELGNRNATHVLSKKELTIKVLYDLEEEYNPEFKIYDEEDLIQEYENNIQRLKKHTAETIKNQDQNLIINLAKRYKDLHLDSPESFHILGFNPNKVPNWQYEAAAFLAINVSSQYHYKGKEECIRSLAKYLKDLKHPIYDSDNNYLLETFLPGSFFIALSDYLNKNEFDFSESKRELIINDIQNKAEKIANYNENEEYSKYATWLILEAYENTFKNIILAYVIKEKIKYDFYLVEIKDVSEKLKEVFYSHSLENLPEKSPIIDLEDFLERFKDIADWDFIADSILKSFENLEDTDLDIDQLDSITSEFYLKDFDDFNWELIEKEIFDKYPPKDISIEDSNPQFWPIFIPIDNSDVQYQSWESKYYADIYDDAYKLENIYSSINYLYDDDADKSIETVANDIRNKMYKTYDNEKYILNGVNKIIWEITQKNVNWEYVSENLFYYAGWPNNHTWRDYYQQNKGLLLAAQKGKVISICLIDNEDNREYLQDLGYVENKDFSEEIKIGEFFKTPSIFMEASDEIKENDFDCLNFYHIPNKNCCFSKEFVEESFEINKEKIISVEEITLDKVEEGFINSIPSFLPPEKVYINVQKGKNKSKKSWDNYYEKFKDKFNNGFRNIISLRKNDHVVFLLKELGYKENKLDKEGQMQISLDNIGDLKIGEYVCCEELSKFQGSSNNAIHILHRSFGGKNPFTLEDDDWWSDKKFLEKWLGLESNLILKIVETIDFDSMFEEETNDE is encoded by the coding sequence GTGTTTTTGTATTATGAGAAAAGTTATTTAGAAATTGATACTATGGATGACTTAAGTGCGGATCAGTTAAAAGAAAGAGGAGACAAAAACTTCTCTGTAAAAAATTATGAAACTTCTATTGAGGATTACACAAAAGCAATTATCAAGAATCCTAAATTTGGACGTGCCTATAATAATCGTGGAAACTCAAAACTGGCTTTAGGTGATTTTAATGGAGCATTAAGTGATTATTTAGAGGGAACTAAAGTAGAGCCATTACTGCCCCATAATTTTCATAATATTGGTAGAGCCTACTTTCAATTACAAGAATACAAGAAATCTATAGATTATTTTTCTAAAGCAATAGAACTCAAAGATAATAGCTTAAAAAGCGAATCATACAGATTAAGAGGTTTCTGCAAAATAAATCTCAATTTATCTAATGAAGCTCTAGATGATTTAAAAAAATCATTAGAAATTGATCCCAATAATATTGAAAGTATTGGATGCATTGCCTATGCTAAATGGCAACTTGGTCATGTTCATGAATCTTTAATAGCAGCCAATAAAGCAATTAGGTTAGATTCAGAATGCAAAATAGCTTTATTAGCTAGAGGTATATGCAGAGGAGAGTTAAATAAAAATTATGAAGCGATTGTTGACCTTAATAAAGCTTTGAGCGATTTTTTAATTCCAATAGGTTTTTTGGCAAGAGGGACTTTATGGCAAGAATTAAATAATCACGAAAAAGCTATTGATGATTTTACTAGTGCCCTAAACATAGAACCCAAACTTTTTACCGCATATTTCAACCGTGCGGAATCGCAAATAATGATTGGTGAATATGAAAAAGCTTTAATTGATATAAATAAAGCAATAGATTTTGAAAAGGATGATGGTGATTATTTCTATAGAAGAGGTTTTATAAAAACTTATTTAAAGCAAAATAAAGAGGCTAAAAAAGACTTTTTAAAAGCTGAAGAGTTAGGCAACAGAAATGCTACTCATGTACTAAGCAAGAAAGAATTAACTATTAAAGTTTTATATGATTTAGAAGAAGAATATAACCCAGAATTTAAAATCTATGATGAAGAAGACTTAATTCAAGAATATGAAAATAATATACAAAGATTGAAAAAACATACTGCAGAGACGATAAAAAACCAAGATCAAAATTTAATAATAAACTTAGCCAAGAGATATAAGGATTTACACTTAGATTCCCCAGAATCTTTTCATATTTTAGGTTTCAATCCAAATAAGGTGCCTAATTGGCAATATGAAGCTGCTGCATTTTTAGCCATTAATGTTAGCTCTCAATATCACTACAAAGGGAAAGAAGAATGTATAAGATCATTAGCTAAATATCTAAAAGATTTAAAGCATCCAATTTATGATTCAGATAATAATTATTTGTTAGAGACATTTCTACCAGGTTCCTTTTTTATAGCCCTATCTGATTATCTAAATAAAAATGAATTTGATTTTAGTGAATCTAAAAGAGAATTAATTATTAATGATATTCAGAATAAAGCTGAAAAAATTGCAAATTATAATGAGAATGAAGAATATTCAAAATATGCCACTTGGTTAATATTAGAAGCTTATGAAAATACTTTTAAAAATATTATTCTTGCATATGTTATTAAGGAAAAAATAAAATATGATTTTTATTTAGTTGAAATTAAGGATGTCTCTGAGAAATTAAAGGAAGTTTTTTATTCTCATTCTTTAGAAAATTTACCAGAAAAATCCCCAATAATAGATTTGGAAGATTTCCTAGAGAGGTTTAAAGATATTGCTGATTGGGATTTTATAGCTGATAGTATTCTTAAAAGTTTTGAAAATTTAGAAGATACAGATTTAGATATTGACCAACTAGACTCAATCACTTCTGAATTTTACCTAAAAGATTTTGATGACTTTAATTGGGAACTTATTGAAAAAGAAATATTTGATAAATATCCTCCAAAAGATATTTCAATAGAAGATTCTAATCCTCAATTCTGGCCAATATTTATTCCAATAGATAATAGTGATGTTCAATATCAGTCTTGGGAAAGTAAATATTATGCTGATATTTATGATGATGCTTACAAGTTAGAGAATATTTATAGTTCAATTAATTACTTATATGATGATGATGCAGATAAAAGTATAGAGACAGTTGCAAATGATATTAGAAATAAAATGTATAAAACATATGATAATGAAAAATATATTTTAAATGGAGTAAATAAAATAATATGGGAGATTACCCAAAAAAATGTTAACTGGGAATATGTATCAGAAAACCTTTTTTATTATGCAGGTTGGCCAAATAACCATACATGGAGAGACTATTACCAACAAAATAAAGGATTATTATTGGCAGCCCAGAAAGGAAAAGTGATTTCTATTTGTTTAATTGACAATGAGGATAATAGGGAATATTTACAGGATTTGGGGTATGTAGAAAACAAAGATTTCTCTGAAGAAATAAAGATAGGCGAATTTTTTAAGACCCCATCAATTTTTATGGAAGCATCAGATGAAATTAAAGAAAATGATTTTGATTGTTTAAATTTTTATCATATCCCAAATAAAAATTGTTGTTTTAGTAAGGAATTTGTTGAAGAATCATTTGAAATTAACAAAGAAAAAATAATTTCAGTTGAAGAGATTACTCTTGATAAGGTAGAAGAAGGATTCATAAATTCAATCCCAAGTTTTTTACCGCCTGAAAAAGTATATATAAATGTTCAAAAAGGAAAAAATAAATCAAAAAAAAGTTGGGATAATTATTATGAGAAATTTAAAGATAAATTTAATAATGGATTTAGGAATATTATTAGCCTCAGAAAAAATGATCATGTTGTTTTTTTATTAAAAGAATTAGGTTATAAAGAAAATAAATTAGATAAAGAAGGCCAAATGCAAATTAGCCTAGATAATATCGGAGATTTAAAAATAGGCGAATATGTTTGTTGTGAAGAACTTAGTAAGTTTCAAGGCAGCTCGAATAATGCAATTCACATATTGCATAGATCATTTGGTGGCAAAAACCCATTCACATTAGAGGATGATGATTGGTGGTCAGATAAAAAATTTCTTGAGAAATGGCTTGGACTTGAAAGTAATTTGATATTGAAAATTGTAGAAACAATAGATTTTGATTCTATGTTTGAAGAAGAAACAAATGATGAATAG
- a CDS encoding BspA family leucine-rich repeat surface protein — translation MNSAKADDSNCYSNQYVGTVGAFGTVCANMLIVDRDLLDEGIANGAVGSDFQITKNGITYNFGDTGNKIFTGQIKNFSSLFKDQTNFNADIGYWNTSRATTMSRMFMNASSFNQDISNWELNNVTNINGMFQDSLVFNQDISSWNISKVTRLNSTFRGAAAFNQNLNSWDVSNVTRLDRTFLKAINFNSDLNSWDVSKVVSMHRTFAGAKTFNGNISSWNTESLRSLRRTFDGARAFNKDISNWDVAEVTNFTRTFKNAKDFDQNLTSWNVEHYAQTPILFAPILSSNKQPCWGFNGCPSGPNLTSTNPSDNSFGVNTSLNLTLTFDKDIKASETSGNITLHKSDDTLVKQYSNDSLNISGKVITLPAELIANTDYYLLIEPKIIESSNGISYKGITDKTELNFSTYSNDSVAPVITSQSPEDNATDVSTSDPTVEIIFSENVVRGSGNISLYNYSTDALIRSFNMSNTTDISVSGNEMSISLRDSDGSVLINDGTQYYILISTGAVVDEAASPNSFAGIDSKNTYNFTTKSASCGSISGVVRYKNGDPVNGSTVKLYKDDSLITTTTTNSVGNYNFFPNSAGTFKVEFIKLAGKRGKGKVDLTDGPVSSGRFIKNIQISSSCEEISDIDGLLIDPAGVIYESSTRQPVSGVTVKLLYEGSLVNNDWLDDSGGNNVHETGSDGKYNFVLKGDVAQSGNYSITVDPPKGYGFESTKIISENGIFTPDLGGGAQTIQIQEDAPDSGELTTYHLNFNFTFTGVSSTTSNGVINNHIPIDSKGDPTLKPDVLGLAEAWTDASIRFSKAGLDAVNRRLEWLARNKRSDKKSFQGINFSFSNPTLEKVFNGSGKKFKDIESKDFENWARANWNDERLKNESDQIIDDLRNSSVEIAFAELREKTFDPDLNPKGGKLFGNWFLWTDGEIVVGDYKKNSTSSNQKSDALNLTFGADKKLKNNSLLGFAFTYGNDHIKIGSQGSKLNSDNYSVSIYSSQKFKSFLPTDFQLGIGKMDFYTTRFEDSIAHKGQRDANLIFGSLSFRPDPIYKGNITFNPYARIEASHISLKPFSESGSHLALTFKEQTVNHRILALGSDLFSEFEIKEWKIKPFAKIEYNFDFTDDSIVDLHYVDDSTTNYRFSILNSSDNFLSNTIGLQMSRKNRFGAVLSYKNEQGDSKNSDSYQFQINWNF, via the coding sequence CAGATTTTCAAATAACTAAAAATGGGATTACATACAATTTTGGGGACACCGGCAATAAAATTTTCACTGGTCAAATTAAGAATTTTTCAAGTCTCTTTAAGGATCAAACCAACTTTAATGCAGATATAGGTTATTGGAATACAAGTAGAGCTACAACCATGAGCAGGATGTTTATGAACGCATCCAGCTTTAACCAGGATATTTCGAACTGGGAATTAAATAATGTCACTAATATCAATGGAATGTTCCAGGATAGCTTGGTATTTAATCAAGATATTAGTAGTTGGAATATTTCCAAAGTTACAAGGCTTAACAGCACCTTCAGGGGAGCAGCAGCATTTAATCAAAATCTAAATAGCTGGGATGTAAGTAACGTAACTAGATTAGACAGAACTTTTTTAAAGGCTATTAATTTCAATAGTGATTTAAACAGCTGGGATGTATCGAAAGTTGTGAGCATGCACAGAACATTCGCAGGAGCAAAGACATTTAATGGAAACATTTCAAGCTGGAACACTGAAAGTTTAAGGTCATTGAGGAGAACTTTTGATGGAGCGAGAGCATTTAATAAAGATATTAGTAATTGGGATGTGGCAGAGGTCACAAATTTTACAAGGACCTTTAAAAATGCCAAGGATTTCGATCAGAATCTAACCTCATGGAATGTTGAACACTATGCCCAGACACCAATTTTGTTCGCTCCAATATTATCTAGCAATAAACAACCATGCTGGGGTTTTAATGGATGTCCAAGTGGTCCAAATTTAACTTCCACCAATCCATCAGATAATTCTTTTGGGGTAAATACAAGTCTTAATCTCACATTGACCTTTGACAAAGATATAAAAGCATCGGAAACAAGTGGAAATATTACTCTGCATAAATCTGACGACACTTTAGTCAAGCAGTACAGCAATGATTCATTGAATATTTCAGGCAAAGTTATTACTTTACCAGCAGAACTTATTGCAAACACAGATTATTATCTTCTTATCGAACCCAAAATAATTGAATCTTCAAATGGCATTAGCTACAAAGGCATTACAGATAAAACTGAACTGAATTTTTCAACTTACAGCAATGACTCAGTCGCTCCAGTTATAACTTCCCAATCTCCAGAGGATAATGCTACTGATGTTTCTACATCTGATCCAACAGTAGAAATAATTTTCAGTGAAAACGTAGTTCGTGGTTCAGGAAATATTTCTCTATACAACTATTCAACTGATGCATTAATAAGATCATTCAATATGAGCAACACTACTGATATCTCCGTATCCGGGAATGAAATGTCAATTTCATTAAGAGATTCTGACGGATCAGTTTTGATAAATGATGGTACTCAATATTATATTTTAATTTCAACAGGAGCAGTAGTGGATGAAGCGGCTTCTCCTAATTCTTTTGCTGGAATTGATTCAAAAAATACTTATAATTTCACTACCAAAAGTGCTTCCTGCGGATCGATATCAGGAGTTGTCAGATACAAAAATGGTGATCCAGTTAACGGTTCAACTGTAAAACTTTATAAGGATGATTCTCTAATCACAACTACTACAACCAATAGTGTGGGTAACTATAATTTTTTCCCTAACAGCGCTGGGACCTTTAAAGTTGAATTTATAAAATTAGCTGGGAAGAGAGGTAAAGGTAAAGTTGATTTAACCGATGGACCAGTTTCATCAGGAAGATTTATCAAAAATATCCAGATCAGTTCTTCATGTGAAGAAATTAGCGATATAGATGGCCTTTTAATTGACCCTGCAGGAGTGATATACGAATCCTCTACAAGACAACCGGTATCCGGAGTAACAGTTAAATTACTTTATGAAGGAAGTCTCGTAAATAACGACTGGCTGGATGACAGTGGTGGAAACAATGTCCATGAGACGGGTTCAGATGGCAAATATAATTTTGTTCTGAAAGGAGATGTCGCACAAAGTGGTAACTACTCAATTACTGTGGATCCGCCCAAAGGATATGGTTTTGAAAGCACAAAGATTATCTCGGAAAATGGCATTTTCACTCCCGATCTTGGCGGTGGAGCACAAACCATTCAAATACAGGAAGATGCTCCAGATTCCGGAGAACTCACAACCTATCATTTGAATTTTAACTTTACTTTCACAGGCGTTTCATCCACCACATCAAATGGTGTGATAAATAATCATATTCCTATAGATTCAAAGGGTGATCCAACTTTGAAACCTGATGTACTGGGACTGGCAGAAGCCTGGACAGACGCATCAATACGATTCAGCAAGGCCGGTTTAGATGCTGTGAATAGAAGACTAGAATGGCTTGCCAGAAATAAAAGATCTGATAAAAAATCATTTCAAGGCATTAATTTTTCTTTCTCAAATCCAACATTAGAGAAAGTTTTTAATGGATCGGGGAAAAAATTTAAAGATATAGAAAGTAAAGATTTTGAAAATTGGGCCAGAGCAAACTGGAATGATGAAAGGCTGAAAAATGAATCGGACCAAATAATCGATGATCTCAGAAATAGTTCAGTAGAAATTGCTTTTGCAGAATTACGCGAAAAAACATTTGATCCTGATTTAAATCCAAAAGGTGGAAAATTATTTGGAAACTGGTTTTTATGGACTGATGGAGAGATAGTTGTTGGTGATTATAAAAAAAATTCAACGTCATCAAATCAGAAATCAGATGCACTTAACTTAACTTTTGGTGCGGACAAAAAACTAAAAAACAATTCTCTGCTTGGCTTCGCTTTTACTTATGGTAACGATCATATAAAAATCGGCTCGCAAGGAAGCAAGTTAAATTCAGATAACTACAGTGTTTCTATTTATTCCTCTCAGAAATTCAAAAGCTTTTTGCCCACAGATTTTCAGTTGGGAATTGGAAAAATGGATTTCTATACAACCAGATTTGAAGACTCAATTGCCCACAAAGGCCAGAGAGATGCCAATCTTATCTTTGGATCTCTTTCTTTCAGACCCGACCCGATTTACAAGGGAAACATCACTTTTAATCCCTACGCACGGATTGAAGCTTCTCATATATCATTAAAACCATTTTCTGAATCAGGCAGTCATCTTGCCTTGACTTTCAAAGAACAGACAGTCAACCATAGAATTTTGGCCCTTGGATCAGATTTATTCAGCGAATTTGAGATTAAGGAATGGAAAATAAAACCTTTCGCAAAGATTGAATATAATTTCGACTTCACAGATGATTCAATTGTGGATCTTCATTATGTAGATGACAGCACCACCAACTACAGATTTTCAATTTTGAACTCATCGGATAATTTCCTCAGCAACACCATTGGATTGCAGATGAGTAGGAAAAATAGATTCGGAGCTGTGCTTTCTTACAAAAATGAACAGGGAGATTCAAAAAATTCAGATTCCTATCAATTCCAGATAAATTGGAATTTCTAA